From one Planktothrix sp. FACHB-1365 genomic stretch:
- a CDS encoding type II toxin-antitoxin system HicA family toxin: protein MPKNIPSLKPRELIKILEKGGCKFYREGKGDHCLYIRLIQENKRIVPIDIGAKEMSPAYVLRIFRQFGFTDEEIDQLLK, encoded by the coding sequence ATGCCTAAAAATATCCCTTCATTAAAACCAAGAGAACTAATTAAAATTTTAGAAAAAGGTGGATGTAAATTTTATCGAGAAGGGAAAGGAGATCATTGCTTATATATTCGTCTAATTCAAGAAAATAAACGAATTGTTCCCATTGATATCGGTGCAAAAGAAATGTCACCTGCTTATGTGTTAAGGATTTTTCGGCAATTTGGCTTTACTGATGAAGAAATCGATCAACTGTTAAAATAA
- a CDS encoding type II toxin-antitoxin system HicB family antitoxin, translating to MPMDFYSVVLKKSAGYWVALCLENGIVAQGENPEQSISKLQEAIESFLLVCETEEKVDQSPISILELHEFLTIDEDNQSNSYELRKVYA from the coding sequence ATGCCAATGGATTTTTATAGCGTTGTTCTTAAAAAAAGTGCGGGCTATTGGGTCGCATTATGTTTAGAAAATGGGATTGTTGCTCAAGGGGAAAATCCTGAACAATCGATTAGTAAACTTCAAGAAGCGATTGAATCTTTTTTATTAGTCTGTGAAACCGAGGAAAAAGTTGATCAATCTCCTATTTCGATTTTAGAACTCCATGAATTTTTAACCATTGATGAGGATAATCAATCAAATAGTTATGAATTAAGGAAGGTCTATGCCTAA